A window from Listeria seeligeri serovar 1/2b str. SLCC3954 encodes these proteins:
- a CDS encoding VOC family protein, which yields MVTRSEQIFVNLPVRDLQATTTFFTKLGFEFNPKFTDENATQMIIGKNIFAMLLKEDFFQTFHKSALADTTKVREVLITISLESREAVDELVDLALSIGGETAAETQEYEYMYSRSFLDLDKHLWEILYFNEDAFE from the coding sequence ATGGTAACACGCTCGGAACAAATTTTTGTTAACTTGCCTGTAAGAGATTTACAAGCTACAACTACTTTTTTCACGAAGCTTGGTTTTGAGTTTAATCCAAAATTCACAGACGAAAATGCTACTCAAATGATTATTGGAAAAAACATTTTTGCTATGCTCTTGAAAGAAGATTTCTTCCAGACCTTCCATAAAAGCGCACTTGCAGATACAACAAAAGTTCGCGAAGTCCTCATCACAATTTCACTTGAAAGTCGCGAAGCAGTTGATGAATTAGTCGATCTTGCTTTAAGCATTGGAGGCGAAACAGCAGCTGAAACCCAAGAATATGAATATATGTATAGCAGAAGTTTTCTAGATCTAGACAAGCATCTATGGGAAATTCTCTACTTCAATGAAGATGCATTTGAATAA
- a CDS encoding YxeA family protein: MKKIIIAIISVLFIGGIAFAAYYFYFGKQLNAQEYYVKITQDGEKTSEGAFNYSYNLPAYNKDGEEEKMSFTADKNLRKGAYLKLYYKPIKGVTTFEEVSQDKLPSKAADKLN, from the coding sequence ATGAAAAAAATAATTATTGCTATTATTAGTGTACTTTTTATTGGAGGAATTGCTTTCGCGGCCTATTACTTCTATTTTGGTAAACAACTTAATGCACAGGAATATTATGTGAAAATCACCCAAGACGGTGAAAAAACTAGCGAAGGTGCCTTCAACTATTCCTATAACCTTCCCGCATATAATAAAGATGGTGAAGAAGAAAAAATGTCTTTCACAGCTGACAAAAACTTACGTAAAGGCGCTTACTTAAAACTATACTACAAACCCATCAAAGGCGTCACTACTTTTGAAGAAGTAAGCCAAGATAAACTACCAAGCAAAGCAGCTGACAAACTTAATTAA
- a CDS encoding SdpI family protein → MLDLIFPVLLIILGIIYLVHPPKNKENRFSYRTKASLKNDLTWEKAHHLLGFYWLLLGGLLLVFSLILAFIPMYAFIRSSILLTTSIFAVLLSVIIAEKKLQ, encoded by the coding sequence ATGCTTGATTTAATTTTCCCAGTTCTACTCATTATTCTCGGCATCATTTATCTAGTTCATCCACCTAAAAATAAAGAAAACCGCTTCAGTTACCGAACAAAGGCTTCATTGAAAAACGACTTAACTTGGGAAAAAGCACATCATTTGCTCGGCTTTTACTGGTTGCTCCTCGGTGGACTATTACTTGTTTTCTCGCTTATATTAGCCTTCATTCCGATGTATGCCTTCATTCGTAGCTCGATACTTCTCACTACAAGCATTTTCGCCGTGTTGCTTTCAGTCATTATCGCAGAAAAAAAGTTACAATAA
- a CDS encoding YdcF family protein codes for MVHLRKIIIIIFGIGLLYIFIVAICMFSGSQEKPAENADTVLILGAKVNGNPASPSLVLQERLDAAVVYLNNHPKVSVVVSGGKGADESVTEASVMEEYLVNEGIARNRIEKETKSKRTEENISNSNEKFELGKTVIVTSDYHMYRALMLAERQNIDVSGLPAESKTMAKYKGMAREVLSITYAWVFDW; via the coding sequence ATGGTGCATCTTAGAAAGATTATTATTATTATATTTGGAATTGGTTTGCTATATATTTTCATTGTGGCGATTTGTATGTTTAGTGGATCGCAGGAAAAGCCCGCAGAAAATGCAGACACGGTACTTATTTTAGGCGCGAAAGTGAATGGGAATCCGGCATCTCCATCACTTGTTTTGCAGGAGCGATTGGATGCGGCGGTAGTATATTTAAACAATCATCCGAAAGTCAGCGTTGTTGTTAGTGGCGGGAAAGGTGCGGATGAAAGCGTGACAGAAGCGTCGGTGATGGAAGAATATTTGGTGAACGAAGGGATTGCAAGGAACCGAATCGAGAAGGAAACTAAATCAAAAAGAACCGAAGAAAATATTAGTAATAGTAATGAAAAATTTGAACTAGGCAAAACGGTGATCGTCACCAGCGATTATCACATGTATCGCGCGCTGATGCTTGCAGAACGACAAAACATTGATGTATCAGGGCTTCCAGCAGAATCAAAGACAATGGCTAAATACAAAGGTATGGCGCGAGAAGTGTTGTCGATAACTTATGCATGGGTTTTTGATTGGTAA
- a CDS encoding leucine-rich repeat domain-containing protein yields the protein MKKILKICLIMSVIIIGVVSFKTINASASVKDVYPLPGRIIDVFPSENLAEDMVQNLNKESVNDVITQEDIDSLTSLGFGYEKNYLTDADLQLLENAYFTNVNSVMIYPTQTMFTSFPDLSTLPKLASIRAEAANESASITVPDYQNYPELTSIDFNKRIITGGLPDFSNIPKLETLQLNNCGLTSADIPDFSNLKSLKVVDFQLNELETEMTDFTHLDSLESMNLSYNYLITLPPTILDDIVIVGQLGTLPNQTVALGTNANIALPIYTQLDDAGRISGFQEVRIIDSNGVTIYDELAVNYDETTKQIIVPTSSLAKGDYSIFIGFNGIMPYVSEGEILEYNVPVTIN from the coding sequence ATGAAAAAAATATTGAAAATTTGTCTAATTATGAGCGTAATTATTATTGGTGTTGTTTCTTTTAAAACAATCAATGCTAGTGCAAGTGTAAAAGATGTTTATCCTTTACCAGGTAGGATAATTGATGTTTTTCCGAGTGAAAATTTAGCGGAAGACATGGTGCAGAATTTAAATAAAGAATCTGTCAATGATGTTATTACGCAAGAAGATATTGATAGCTTGACTAGCCTAGGATTTGGTTATGAAAAAAATTATTTAACGGATGCAGATTTACAACTTTTAGAAAATGCGTATTTTACGAATGTTAATAGTGTAATGATTTATCCAACCCAAACAATGTTTACTAGTTTTCCAGATTTAAGTACTTTGCCAAAACTTGCTAGTATTAGAGCAGAAGCGGCAAACGAGAGTGCTAGCATTACTGTTCCAGACTATCAAAACTATCCAGAATTAACGTCGATTGATTTTAACAAACGAATAATTACTGGTGGACTGCCGGACTTTTCTAATATTCCTAAGTTAGAGACACTACAGTTGAATAATTGTGGATTAACTTCTGCTGACATTCCTGACTTTAGTAATTTAAAAAGCTTAAAAGTGGTAGATTTCCAACTCAACGAACTTGAAACAGAAATGACTGACTTCACGCATTTGGATAGTCTTGAAAGTATGAATTTAAGTTATAATTATTTAATTACACTTCCACCAACTATTTTGGATGATATTGTTATTGTAGGACAACTAGGAACTTTACCTAATCAAACAGTTGCTTTGGGGACTAATGCTAATATTGCACTACCAATTTACACGCAACTAGATGATGCTGGTAGAATTAGTGGTTTTCAGGAAGTTCGTATAATTGATTCTAATGGAGTAACCATTTATGATGAATTAGCTGTTAATTATGATGAAACAACCAAACAAATTATTGTTCCGACTAGTTCATTAGCAAAAGGTGACTATTCAATTTTTATTGGGTTTAACGGTATTATGCCTTATGTTTCAGAAGGAGAAATTCTTGAGTATAACGTGCCTGTGACAATCAATTAA
- a CDS encoding FecCD family ABC transporter permease: MTTVKAHDPRRKRRRITFVVVIILLILAFFYGLTTGSVKVTYSDAWQTLTGGGSDLANQLIWNLRLPRLLIAFLVGAALAIAGCLLQGVMRNPLADPGVIGVSAGGGFVAIVMTLVFPTMAAFVPIGAFLGAFGTAILIYLLAWDRGVSPLRVILSGVAINAFIGAMTSGVMVLYSNRVQSVISWMTGTLSGKSWYHLELIWPYMLIGFVLSAFAIRSSNVLLLGDDAAKLLGFSVERHRFFIIMLAAFLSGVAVSVAGLIGFVGLVVPHIFRLIIGNDYKYLLPLSALGGALLVGFADTAARSWFGSIELPVGILLAMIGAPFFLFLLQRGRVAS; this comes from the coding sequence ATGACGACAGTGAAGGCGCATGATCCGCGGCGCAAACGTAGACGGATAACATTTGTGGTAGTAATTATTTTACTTATTTTAGCCTTTTTTTACGGACTTACAACAGGGTCTGTAAAAGTTACATATAGTGACGCCTGGCAAACACTTACAGGCGGCGGGAGCGATCTTGCTAATCAGCTGATTTGGAATTTGCGGTTACCAAGATTGTTAATTGCATTTCTTGTGGGTGCGGCACTTGCGATTGCAGGTTGTTTGCTTCAAGGTGTGATGCGAAATCCGTTAGCTGATCCTGGTGTGATTGGGGTTTCAGCAGGTGGGGGATTTGTGGCAATTGTAATGACACTTGTTTTCCCAACGATGGCAGCTTTTGTTCCGATTGGTGCGTTTTTAGGTGCTTTTGGAACAGCGATTTTGATTTATTTGTTAGCGTGGGATCGCGGTGTTTCGCCGTTACGAGTGATTTTATCTGGAGTAGCGATTAATGCTTTTATTGGTGCAATGACTTCTGGAGTGATGGTGCTTTACAGTAACCGAGTTCAAAGTGTTATTTCTTGGATGACAGGGACACTTTCTGGGAAAAGTTGGTATCATTTGGAATTAATTTGGCCGTACATGTTAATTGGTTTTGTTTTGAGTGCTTTCGCGATTCGTTCTTCCAACGTGCTACTTCTTGGAGATGACGCAGCGAAATTACTTGGTTTTTCAGTAGAACGGCATCGGTTTTTCATTATTATGTTGGCGGCTTTTCTAAGTGGAGTCGCGGTAAGTGTTGCTGGTTTGATTGGCTTTGTTGGTTTAGTCGTGCCGCATATTTTCCGTTTGATTATCGGAAATGATTATAAATACTTATTACCATTATCGGCACTTGGTGGAGCATTGCTAGTTGGTTTTGCGGATACAGCAGCTAGAAGTTGGTTCGGTTCGATTGAGCTTCCTGTTGGGATTTTACTGGCAATGATTGGCGCACCGTTCTTCTTATTCTTACTTCAACGTGGGAGGGTTGCTTCATGA
- the licT gene encoding BglG family transcription antiterminator LicT: MIIKKILNNNVVIAEGKNGKESVVMGRGLAFQKKLGDEVETSKIEKTFIMETHELSEKLSELLSEIPLKHLRVADDVVQYAQETLETDLSDNIYLTLTDHINFAVSRYNQGINLKNALLWEIKRFYHAEYLVGMKALEFIEQEVGIKLDEDEAGFIALHIVNARQDGQQMHMTVAMTQIVQDILSIVTYHYGMVLDETSLNYTRFITHLQYFAQRLLRKEIVDSGDDFLYEQVQIKYPEAFDCTKKIDAYLINTHHTELTRDERVYLTIHIFRVTERNTIVKDD, translated from the coding sequence ATGATTATCAAAAAAATTCTGAATAACAATGTTGTAATCGCCGAGGGTAAAAATGGTAAAGAGTCTGTGGTTATGGGACGCGGCCTTGCTTTTCAAAAGAAACTTGGAGATGAAGTGGAAACGTCCAAGATTGAAAAAACATTTATTATGGAAACACATGAACTATCAGAAAAGCTATCAGAACTACTCAGTGAAATCCCACTGAAGCATTTGCGTGTGGCGGATGATGTTGTCCAGTACGCACAAGAAACACTAGAAACAGATTTAAGCGATAATATTTATTTAACGCTAACAGACCATATTAATTTTGCTGTATCTCGCTATAATCAAGGAATTAATTTGAAAAATGCACTTTTATGGGAAATAAAACGATTTTATCACGCGGAGTACTTGGTCGGTATGAAGGCGCTGGAATTTATTGAACAAGAAGTTGGGATTAAGCTTGATGAGGACGAGGCAGGTTTTATTGCACTCCACATTGTAAATGCTAGGCAAGATGGACAACAAATGCATATGACAGTAGCAATGACACAAATCGTTCAAGACATATTAAGTATCGTTACGTATCATTATGGAATGGTTTTGGATGAAACATCACTCAACTATACTCGTTTTATTACGCATTTACAGTATTTCGCACAACGTCTGCTTCGAAAAGAGATAGTTGACTCTGGAGATGATTTTTTGTATGAACAAGTGCAAATTAAGTATCCAGAAGCATTTGACTGTACGAAAAAAATTGATGCCTACTTGATTAACACACACCATACCGAGTTAACAAGAGATGAACGAGTTTATCTCACAATCCATATTTTCCGTGTTACAGAACGAAATACAATAGTAAAAGATGACTAA
- a CDS encoding ClbS/DfsB family four-helix bundle protein: protein MARPTTKAELIKLSEENYQKLNDLIDAIPAEKQMQPFPFEDRDKNIRDVVVHLHEWHKMMLEWYKVGMAGGKPITPAEGYTWKTTSELNLVIWKKYQTTSLTEARKLLDETHKIEMAIIEGHSNEELFTKKYFKWTNTTSLGAYFVSSTSSHYDWAIKKMKKFKKAAGI from the coding sequence ATGGCTAGACCGACGACGAAAGCAGAACTAATAAAATTAAGTGAAGAAAATTATCAGAAATTGAATGATTTGATTGATGCAATTCCTGCAGAAAAACAAATGCAACCTTTTCCTTTTGAGGACCGAGATAAGAATATTCGAGATGTTGTCGTGCATTTACATGAATGGCATAAAATGATGTTGGAATGGTATAAAGTTGGAATGGCTGGTGGAAAACCGATTACACCAGCAGAAGGTTATACGTGGAAAACGACATCGGAACTCAATTTGGTGATTTGGAAGAAGTATCAAACCACTAGTTTAACAGAGGCGAGGAAGCTACTGGATGAGACACATAAAATAGAAATGGCTATTATTGAGGGACATTCAAACGAAGAGTTATTCACAAAGAAATATTTCAAGTGGACTAATACGACTTCGCTAGGGGCTTATTTTGTTTCTAGTACATCTAGCCATTACGATTGGGCAATCAAAAAAATGAAGAAATTTAAAAAAGCTGCTGGAATTTGA
- a CDS encoding helix-turn-helix transcriptional regulator produces MKLERILAILVLILERKVLASELAEKFEVSTRTIYRDMDTLLYAGFPVVALPGKNGGFMMLDSYKLSTFTFSETEKQILLEALQARSGYVLNETQELLREKITLLQTEKTTTNHIFFDSATQHRQQIEVEVKRKMAHIQKAFKKRKQLEITYVAMDGTETNRQISPQKLNLMDGSWYLEAYCHKRAATRNFKLTRILSLTEIDKEIVTLNRIETSEQKLDKVILEFPKNQLGKLLDYFLLEEMEIQTEIVRVTFEYDGSRNIVPFLLMFTSSVKIIAPESLKVEYKKEVEKLYFNLNC; encoded by the coding sequence GTGAAACTAGAGCGGATTTTAGCAATATTAGTATTAATATTAGAACGGAAAGTACTAGCAAGTGAACTAGCGGAAAAGTTCGAAGTTAGCACTCGAACGATTTATCGGGATATGGATACACTGCTTTATGCGGGGTTTCCAGTAGTGGCTTTACCGGGTAAAAATGGTGGCTTTATGATGCTTGATTCTTACAAGTTGTCGACATTTACTTTTTCAGAAACGGAAAAACAAATTTTGCTTGAGGCTCTACAAGCGCGCTCCGGATATGTTTTGAATGAGACGCAAGAATTACTACGGGAAAAAATCACATTACTACAGACAGAAAAAACAACTACAAATCACATCTTTTTCGATTCAGCTACACAACATCGTCAACAAATCGAAGTTGAAGTAAAACGTAAGATGGCTCATATTCAAAAAGCTTTTAAAAAACGTAAACAATTAGAAATTACATATGTTGCGATGGACGGGACGGAAACAAATAGACAAATTTCACCACAAAAATTAAATTTAATGGATGGTAGTTGGTATTTAGAGGCATATTGTCATAAAAGAGCAGCTACCCGTAATTTTAAATTAACGCGAATTCTTAGTTTAACGGAGATTGATAAGGAGATAGTAACATTAAACAGAATAGAAACTAGTGAACAAAAATTGGATAAAGTTATTTTAGAATTCCCGAAAAATCAACTGGGAAAATTGTTGGATTATTTTTTATTAGAAGAAATGGAAATTCAAACAGAGATTGTTCGTGTTACTTTTGAGTATGATGGTAGCAGAAATATTGTACCATTTTTATTAATGTTTACTAGTTCTGTGAAAATTATCGCGCCAGAATCGCTAAAAGTAGAGTATAAAAAAGAAGTGGAAAAACTTTATTTTAATTTGAATTGTTGA
- a CDS encoding alpha/beta hydrolase, with protein sequence MAILELNFKSECLAVQTSVTVILPETEALYHRAIPKYKTLYILHGLSNNHTTYIRNTNIERYATEKGLAVVMPAADHSFYSNMVHGRNYFEFVSKELPQVMKNWLPLSDKKEDTFIAGHSMGGYGAFKVALTYPENFQAAASMSGVMDINYIINEDCFENFSTRAITGEMTSQTGTENDLFHLLEQNLANQIELPSLFQNCGTEDFLYEDNIRFRDFALEKKAPLEYREGPGDHDWDFWDKSIKEIIEWLPL encoded by the coding sequence TTGGCTATTTTAGAATTAAATTTCAAATCAGAATGTTTAGCTGTGCAAACAAGTGTAACGGTGATTTTACCCGAAACAGAGGCACTGTATCATCGCGCTATTCCAAAATATAAAACGTTATATATTCTTCACGGATTGTCGAATAATCATACTACTTATATTCGTAACACTAATATCGAACGTTATGCCACCGAAAAAGGATTAGCTGTCGTTATGCCTGCTGCCGATCATAGTTTTTATTCGAATATGGTTCATGGCCGTAATTATTTCGAGTTTGTAAGTAAGGAACTACCACAAGTAATGAAGAATTGGTTGCCCCTTTCAGACAAAAAAGAAGACACTTTTATTGCAGGGCATTCTATGGGAGGTTACGGGGCGTTTAAAGTCGCCTTAACTTATCCAGAAAATTTCCAAGCAGCTGCTAGTATGTCTGGTGTGATGGACATCAACTACATTATCAATGAAGACTGCTTCGAAAACTTTAGCACCAGAGCAATCACAGGCGAAATGACCAGTCAAACTGGAACGGAAAATGACCTATTTCATTTACTAGAACAAAATTTAGCGAACCAAATTGAACTACCTAGCCTCTTCCAAAACTGCGGAACTGAAGATTTCCTCTACGAAGATAACATTCGCTTCCGAGATTTCGCGTTAGAAAAGAAGGCACCGCTTGAATATCGTGAAGGGCCAGGTGATCATGACTGGGACTTCTGGGATAAGAGTATCAAAGAAATTATTGAATGGTTGCCTTTATAA
- a CDS encoding glutamate decarboxylase, which produces MLYSENDKRKHESYRIPLFGSDEESTSIPKYVLKKESMEPRIAYQLVKDQLMDEGNARQNLATFCQTYMEEEAQLLMAETLEKNAIDKSEYPQTAELENRCVNILADLWNAPKEMAYLGTSTVGSSEACMLGGLAMKFRWRKKAEERGLDIQAKRPNLIISSGYQVCWEKFCVYWDVDMRVVPMDKEHLNLDTDRVFELVDEYTIGIVGILGITYTGKFDDIALLDEKVEAYNKANEHQLVIHVDGASGAMFTPFMDPELSWDFRLKNVVSINTSGHKYGLVYPGVGWILWKDKEYLPKELIFEVSYLGGSMPTMAINFSRSASQIIGQYYNFLRFGFEGYREIHEKTKKTALYLAKTVEKSGYFEIINDGSNLPIVCYKMKEGLDVEWTLYDLADQLLMKGWQVPAYPLPADLSDTIIQRFVCRADLGYNVAEEFAADFHEALHNLEHARVLYHDKKRNDSYGFTH; this is translated from the coding sequence ATGCTTTATAGCGAAAACGACAAGCGTAAACATGAAAGTTATCGAATTCCACTCTTTGGTTCCGACGAAGAGAGTACGAGTATTCCCAAATATGTATTAAAGAAAGAGTCCATGGAACCACGCATTGCCTATCAGCTTGTAAAAGATCAGTTGATGGATGAGGGAAATGCTAGACAAAACTTGGCGACTTTTTGCCAAACATATATGGAAGAAGAAGCGCAGTTACTTATGGCAGAAACACTTGAAAAAAATGCCATTGATAAATCAGAATATCCGCAAACCGCAGAATTGGAAAATCGGTGTGTTAATATTTTAGCAGATTTATGGAATGCACCAAAAGAAATGGCGTACTTAGGAACATCAACAGTCGGGTCTTCAGAGGCTTGTATGCTCGGTGGGTTAGCGATGAAATTTAGATGGCGTAAAAAAGCGGAAGAACGTGGTTTGGATATTCAAGCAAAGCGTCCTAATTTGATTATTTCCTCTGGGTATCAAGTTTGTTGGGAGAAATTTTGTGTATACTGGGATGTTGACATGCGTGTTGTCCCAATGGATAAAGAACATTTGAATCTGGATACCGACCGAGTGTTTGAATTAGTAGACGAGTATACAATTGGCATCGTTGGGATTTTAGGAATTACTTATACAGGAAAATTTGACGATATTGCTTTATTAGATGAAAAAGTAGAGGCATACAATAAAGCGAATGAGCATCAACTTGTGATTCATGTTGACGGTGCAAGTGGCGCGATGTTTACGCCGTTTATGGATCCAGAATTGTCGTGGGATTTCCGCTTGAAAAATGTCGTTTCTATCAATACATCGGGTCATAAATATGGACTTGTTTATCCAGGGGTTGGTTGGATTCTTTGGAAAGACAAGGAATATTTGCCAAAAGAACTTATTTTTGAAGTGAGTTATTTAGGTGGTTCCATGCCAACGATGGCGATTAATTTCTCCAGAAGTGCGAGTCAAATTATTGGGCAATATTATAATTTCTTACGCTTTGGCTTTGAAGGTTATCGGGAAATTCATGAAAAAACGAAGAAAACAGCACTTTACCTGGCGAAAACGGTGGAGAAAAGTGGCTATTTTGAAATTATTAATGACGGGTCTAATTTACCAATTGTTTGTTATAAAATGAAAGAGGGACTAGACGTTGAGTGGACGTTGTATGACTTAGCAGATCAACTGTTGATGAAGGGGTGGCAAGTTCCAGCGTATCCGTTACCAGCTGATTTAAGTGATACGATTATCCAGCGATTTGTTTGTCGGGCTGATTTAGGCTATAATGTCGCGGAAGAATTTGCCGCAGATTTTCACGAGGCGTTGCATAACTTAGAGCATGCGCGAGTTCTTTACCATGATAAAAAGCGAAATGATTCGTACGGATTTACACATTAA
- a CDS encoding GyrI-like domain-containing protein, translating to MNLQENKVIYGKQIRTNNDDFSPIAMLWGEVMAEKPAGDIFAVYSNYASNYLDDYDLLVGTVDWIQEMSTIIEAGEYLVFEVETTVKQVWDEIWERDSELARAYNTDFEWYHTDGRIEVYISI from the coding sequence GTGAATTTACAAGAAAATAAAGTTATTTACGGAAAACAAATACGAACCAATAATGATGATTTTAGCCCAATTGCAATGCTTTGGGGTGAGGTGATGGCAGAAAAACCAGCTGGCGATATTTTTGCAGTTTATAGTAATTATGCGAGTAATTATTTGGACGACTATGACTTACTTGTTGGGACAGTTGATTGGATACAAGAAATGAGTACTATTATTGAAGCTGGTGAGTACCTTGTTTTTGAAGTAGAAACAACTGTAAAACAAGTATGGGATGAAATTTGGGAACGTGATAGTGAATTAGCACGTGCTTATAATACGGATTTTGAGTGGTATCATACAGACGGCAGAATTGAAGTGTATATCTCCATATAA
- a CDS encoding ABC transporter substrate-binding protein — protein MKKINILVLSIATALILASCGNDTANNPKNEAVEKQNKTQAALELKDMAGRDVSFDKIPERIIALTNADMNIIYALGGTVVGRQTTDASGVPAGAKDATEVGNTHDLNLEKIASLGADAIVASSEQNLKDVPAMEGVGPKVVLTGANSIDDIKKQTAVLGELLGKEDKAKELQANIDKKVAAIKEQQKGKKVRSLLVLGAPGSNYAALPSSLSGDVLETAGGENVAKDFKGVENFPQYASMNVEKIVAADPEVIFLMIHGGDEKETEAAFKKEMKQNDAWNSTSAVKNDHIVVLPAELFGTNPGINIDEALDYMADEINKVDN, from the coding sequence ATGAAGAAAATAAATATACTAGTTTTAAGTATTGCGACCGCATTAATCCTTGCTTCATGTGGAAATGATACTGCGAATAATCCGAAAAACGAAGCAGTAGAAAAACAAAATAAGACACAGGCTGCGCTTGAATTAAAGGATATGGCGGGTCGAGATGTTTCTTTTGATAAAATTCCGGAACGAATTATCGCGCTAACGAATGCGGATATGAATATTATATATGCACTTGGCGGCACGGTTGTTGGTCGCCAAACGACAGATGCAAGTGGTGTTCCAGCTGGAGCGAAAGATGCGACAGAAGTTGGAAATACCCATGACTTGAATTTGGAGAAAATTGCTTCACTTGGCGCGGATGCAATCGTTGCAAGCTCTGAACAAAATTTGAAAGATGTGCCAGCAATGGAAGGCGTTGGTCCAAAAGTTGTTCTGACTGGCGCAAATTCGATTGATGATATTAAAAAACAAACAGCCGTACTTGGCGAACTTTTAGGTAAGGAAGATAAAGCAAAGGAACTTCAAGCAAATATTGATAAAAAAGTTGCGGCAATAAAAGAGCAACAAAAAGGAAAAAAAGTACGCTCATTGCTTGTTTTAGGTGCGCCAGGAAGTAATTATGCAGCATTACCATCATCATTGAGTGGGGATGTTCTAGAAACGGCTGGCGGGGAAAATGTTGCCAAGGACTTTAAAGGAGTAGAAAATTTTCCGCAATATGCTTCGATGAATGTTGAAAAAATTGTCGCAGCTGATCCAGAAGTAATTTTCTTGATGATTCATGGTGGCGATGAGAAAGAAACTGAAGCGGCATTTAAGAAAGAAATGAAGCAAAATGATGCTTGGAATTCTACAAGTGCAGTAAAAAATGATCATATTGTGGTACTTCCGGCAGAGCTTTTTGGAACAAATCCAGGGATAAATATTGACGAGGCACTCGATTATATGGCAGACGAAATAAATAAGGTGGACAATTAA